A stretch of the Malus domestica chromosome 08, GDT2T_hap1 genome encodes the following:
- the LOC103441654 gene encoding phosphoribosylformylglycinamidine cyclo-ligase, chloroplastic/mitochondrial-like encodes MVSSLKPNTQLSRCLPTSPRPSFSTPNSAQTQLCTLPPGSHSAAFSALSMSSSPETSRKTHVLSASKNESGESGSGYDGLTYKGAGVDIDAGAELVRRIKKMAPGIGGFGGLFPFDDKYLVAGTDGVGTKLKLAFDTGIHDTIGIDLVAMSVNDIVTSGAKPLFFLDYYATSRLDVDLAEKVVKGIVDGCQQSDCVLLGGETAEMPGFYADGEYDLSGFAVGTVNKDAVIDGKNIVAGDVLVGLPSSGVHSNGFSLVRRVLAHSGLSLKDQLPGEDITLGEALMAPTVIYVKQVLDIISKGGVKGIAHITGGGFTDNIPRVFPKGLGAVIYNGSWEVPAVFKWIQEAGRIEEAEMMRTFNMGVGMVLVVSREAAHRILEEANGANKAYRIGEVVRGGGVSYS; translated from the exons ATGGTCTCCTCCTTGAAACCAAACACTCAGCTCTCTCGCTGCTTGCCCACTTCGCCCAGACCCTCTTTCTCCACCCCCAACTCCGCCCAAACCCAACTATGCACACTCCCACCTGGGTCTCACTCCGCCGCCTTCTCCGCCCTGTCCATGTCTTCCTCCCCCGAAACTTCCCGGAAAACCCACGTGCTTTCAGCCTCCAAAAACGAGTCCGGAGAAAGTGGCAGCGGCTATGACGGTCTGACGTATAAGGGCGCCGGTGTTGATATTGACGCCGGCGCGGAACTTGTTCGGCGAATTAAAAAAATGGCTCCCGGGATTGGAGGTTTTGGGGGTCTTTTCCCTTTCG ATGATAAATACCTTGTTGCCGGGACGGATGGCGTCGGGACGAAGCTTAAGCTTGCTTTCGATACTGGAATTCACGATACCATTGGTATTGATTTG GTTGCTATGAGTGTCAATGACATTGTTACTTCTGGTGCTAAGCCGTTATTTTTCCTTGATTACTATGCTACAAGCCGCCTCGATGTTGATCTTGCTGAAAAG GTTGTAAAGGGTATTGTCGATGGTTGCCAACAATCTGACTGTGTTCTTTTAGGTGGAGAG ACTGCAGAGATGCCAGGATTTTATGCAGATGGTGAGTATGACCTCAGTGGTTTTGCTGTTGGAACTGTGAATAAAGATGCAGTGATTGATGGGAAAAACATTGTGGCTGGAGATGTCCTCGTTGGCCTACCCTCCAGTGGGGTTCATTCTAATGGTTTTTCTCTCGTAAGAAG GGTTCTGGCGCACAGCGGTCTTTCTCTGAAGGATCAGCTACCCGGAGAAGATATTAcattaggtgaagctttgatggccCCAACTGTGATATACGTTAAGCAG GTCCTTGACATAATCAGCAAGGGAGGCGTAAAGGGGATAGCCCACATCACGGGGGGTGGTTTCACAGACAATATACCTCGAGTGTTTCCAAAAGGCCTGGGCGCTGTCATCTATAATGGTTCTTGGGAAGTCCCGGCTGTTTTCAAATGGATCCAAgag GCTGGAAGAATAGAAGAGGCCGAGATGATGCGAACGTTTAACATGGGTGTTGGGATGGTTCTTGTTGTGAGTCGAGAGGCAGCTCATAGAATACTTGAGGAGGCAAACGGAGCAAATAAAGCTTACCGCATTGGTGAGGTTGTACGTGGTGGAGGAGTTAGTTACAGTTGA